A window from Vibrio cortegadensis encodes these proteins:
- a CDS encoding ABC transporter substrate-binding protein has translation MKRFFLLLCTSLLSLSSHAASWQEIEAKAEGQVVYFHAWGGSQEINQYLRWAGQELNSRYGITFKHVKVADISETTARLLAEKTAGKSDGGSVDMVWINGENFKSMKNSNLLFGPFVNTLPSWEYVNQDFPVDFDFSEPTDGLEAPWGIGQLVFIHDQATLNNPPSSFSELLSYSKAFPNRIAYPKPPEFHGTSFLKALLIELTRNDATLQKPVNDADFPLVTASLWKYLDELHKTAWRQGKQFPAGSSEMLQLLDDDQIDLAITFNPNGVFSAQASGKLAETTQAYAFETGALSNIHFLAIPWNASAKEGAQVAINFLLSPEAQSRKGDLNIWGDPSILQSQYLTGSAKNTKLFKSVAEPHPSWQVALEKEWLKRYGK, from the coding sequence ATGAAACGATTTTTTTTGCTCCTTTGTACATCCCTACTCTCTCTGTCGTCCCATGCAGCATCATGGCAAGAAATTGAAGCAAAAGCGGAAGGCCAAGTGGTCTATTTTCATGCTTGGGGTGGAAGCCAAGAAATCAACCAGTATTTACGTTGGGCTGGACAAGAGCTAAACAGTCGCTATGGCATCACTTTTAAACATGTGAAAGTGGCAGACATATCAGAAACGACGGCTCGTTTATTGGCAGAAAAAACAGCAGGAAAGAGTGATGGCGGCAGTGTCGACATGGTGTGGATTAACGGCGAAAACTTTAAGTCGATGAAAAACAGCAATCTACTCTTTGGTCCTTTCGTTAACACTTTACCGAGTTGGGAGTATGTAAACCAAGATTTCCCTGTTGATTTTGACTTTTCTGAACCAACCGATGGACTAGAAGCACCGTGGGGCATTGGTCAACTGGTATTTATTCACGACCAAGCAACATTAAATAATCCTCCTTCTTCTTTTAGTGAGTTACTCAGCTACAGCAAGGCCTTTCCTAATCGTATCGCTTACCCAAAACCACCTGAGTTTCATGGTACAAGCTTCCTGAAAGCACTGCTTATTGAACTGACTCGTAACGATGCAACACTGCAGAAACCAGTTAATGACGCCGACTTCCCACTCGTTACCGCTTCACTATGGAAATACCTAGACGAGTTACACAAAACAGCTTGGCGTCAAGGTAAGCAATTTCCTGCTGGCTCATCAGAAATGCTTCAGCTCCTTGATGATGATCAAATCGATCTTGCGATCACATTCAATCCAAATGGCGTTTTCTCTGCTCAAGCGAGCGGTAAGTTAGCAGAGACAACTCAAGCATACGCTTTTGAGACAGGCGCACTGAGCAATATTCACTTTTTGGCTATTCCATGGAATGCCTCAGCAAAAGAAGGGGCTCAAGTTGCTATTAACTTCCTTTTAAGCCCAGAAGCACAATCACGCAAAGGCGACCTGAATATTTGGGGCGATCCATCTATCCTACAGTCGCAATATTTAACAGGCAGTGCGAAAAATACCAAACTATTCAAATCAGTTGCTGAGCCGCATCCAAGTTGGCAAGTTGCACTGGAAAAAGAGTGGCTTAAACGCTACGGAAAATAA
- a CDS encoding anthranilate synthase component 1 — translation MRLCRQEELINITQGGLVNKAIEIKKLGKIDVLHTSIPYAQDPTRLFHTLCENKTDSLLLESAEIDSKQNLKSLLLIDAAVRIVCHGHKVVFNALTDNGRNLIKHLARNIHQHISSQLEENALTIIYQDDNASDDLTNNLCLDEDSRLREASSFDALRLVQHSFNLENQDKHAIFIGGLFAYDLVASFEPLGNAKATNQCPDYVFYVAETLMIVDHQTESCSLQASLFESTQVEKCQLEQRLEQINHQCQSLANLPAAQTVECTDAVPSVSDEDFCQTVRDLKEFVVKGDVFQVVPSRHFTLPCPSPLAAYKALKESNPSPYMFYMQDELFTLFGASPESALKYETDTNQVEIYPIAGTRRRGKHANGSINFDLDSRIELELRTDKKENAEHMMLVDLARNDVARISAAGTRHVADLLKVDRYSHVMHLVSRVIGQLREDLDALHAYQACMNMGTLTGAPKIRAMQLIRDVEQARRGSYGGAVGYLTGEGDLDTCIVIRSAYVENGMAQVQAGAGVVFDSDPQAEADETRGKAQAVISAIQDAHRKPEVASKNAQKQES, via the coding sequence ATGCGACTATGTAGGCAGGAAGAATTAATAAATATTACTCAAGGAGGTCTTGTGAACAAGGCCATTGAAATTAAGAAGCTAGGAAAAATCGACGTCTTGCATACCTCTATTCCGTATGCTCAAGATCCAACTCGTCTATTCCATACATTATGTGAAAACAAAACCGACAGTCTTTTACTTGAGTCTGCTGAGATTGATTCAAAACAGAATCTTAAAAGCCTATTACTGATTGACGCAGCGGTTCGAATTGTCTGTCATGGGCACAAGGTTGTATTTAATGCCCTAACAGACAATGGGCGTAACCTAATTAAACACTTAGCGCGTAACATCCATCAACACATCTCATCCCAACTTGAAGAGAATGCGCTTACTATTATCTACCAAGATGATAACGCTTCTGATGACTTAACGAATAACCTCTGCCTAGATGAGGACAGTCGTCTAAGAGAAGCATCTTCATTTGATGCACTGCGCTTAGTGCAACACAGTTTCAACTTAGAGAACCAAGACAAACATGCGATCTTCATTGGTGGTCTATTCGCTTATGATTTAGTCGCAAGCTTTGAACCTCTTGGCAATGCGAAAGCAACGAACCAGTGTCCAGACTATGTCTTCTACGTGGCTGAAACCTTGATGATCGTCGATCATCAAACAGAATCCTGCTCACTTCAAGCTAGTCTATTTGAATCTACTCAGGTAGAAAAATGTCAACTTGAGCAGCGCCTAGAGCAGATTAATCACCAATGCCAATCTCTAGCAAATCTACCTGCTGCTCAAACCGTTGAGTGCACAGATGCGGTTCCAAGCGTCAGTGATGAAGATTTCTGTCAAACCGTTCGTGATTTAAAAGAGTTTGTTGTGAAAGGTGATGTGTTCCAAGTTGTGCCTTCACGCCATTTTACTCTCCCTTGCCCTTCTCCCCTTGCCGCATACAAAGCATTAAAAGAGAGTAATCCAAGCCCTTACATGTTCTATATGCAAGATGAGCTATTTACCCTTTTCGGGGCATCACCAGAAAGCGCATTGAAATACGAAACAGACACAAACCAAGTTGAAATCTACCCAATAGCCGGAACTCGTCGACGCGGAAAACATGCAAATGGCAGTATCAATTTTGACTTAGACAGTCGAATAGAACTTGAACTTCGCACAGACAAAAAAGAGAACGCTGAACACATGATGTTGGTCGATTTAGCTCGTAACGATGTAGCAAGAATCAGCGCCGCTGGCACTCGTCATGTTGCTGACTTACTCAAGGTAGACCGCTATAGCCACGTCATGCATCTCGTTTCTCGCGTGATTGGGCAACTAAGAGAAGATCTTGACGCTCTTCATGCGTATCAAGCGTGCATGAACATGGGAACCCTGACTGGCGCACCTAAGATCAGAGCAATGCAATTGATTCGTGACGTCGAACAAGCTCGTCGAGGCAGTTACGGTGGTGCTGTAGGCTACTTAACCGGTGAAGGCGATTTAGATACCTGCATTGTGATTCGTTCGGCTTATGTTGAAAACGGAATGGCACAAGTTCAAGCGGGAGCTGGCGTGGTGTTTGATTCCGACCCACAAGCAGAAGCAGATGAAACACGCGGCAAGGCTCAAGCTGTTATTTCTGCCATTCAAGATGCACACCGCAAACCAGAAGTCGCATCTAAAAACGCCCAAAAGCAGGAGTCATAA
- the trpB gene encoding tryptophan synthase subunit beta, which yields MAKLDAYFGEYGGQYVPQILVPALDQLEQAFIDAQKDPEFQSEFMTLLQEYAGRPTALTLTRNLTKGTKTKLYLKREDLLHGGAHKTNQVLGQALLAKRMGKKEIIAETGAGQHGVATALACALLDLKCRVYMGAKDVERQSPNVFRMKLMGAEVIPVHSGSATLKDACNEALRDWSASYEEAHYLLGTAAGPHPFPTIVREFQHMIGEETKNQILAREGRLPDAVIACVGGGSNAIGMFADFIEEENVRLIGVEPAGKGIDTDQHGAPLKHGKTGIFFGMKSPLMQDPNGQVEESYSVSAGLDFPSVGPQHAYLNSIGRAQYESITDDEALETFQLLARKEGIIPALESAHALAYAIKMAQDEPEKEQLLVVNLSGRGDKDIFTVHDILEQQAANKADNKEGAL from the coding sequence ATGGCGAAACTTGATGCTTATTTTGGCGAATACGGTGGACAATACGTACCACAAATCTTAGTACCTGCACTAGACCAACTAGAGCAAGCTTTTATTGATGCTCAAAAAGATCCTGAATTTCAATCTGAATTCATGACGCTATTGCAAGAGTATGCAGGTCGCCCAACCGCACTCACCCTAACTCGTAATTTGACTAAGGGCACAAAAACAAAACTTTACCTTAAACGTGAAGATTTGCTCCATGGTGGCGCTCATAAAACCAACCAAGTATTAGGCCAAGCGTTACTTGCGAAACGTATGGGTAAAAAAGAGATCATCGCAGAGACTGGTGCTGGTCAACACGGTGTTGCCACTGCTCTAGCGTGTGCGCTGCTTGATCTAAAATGCCGAGTTTACATGGGTGCAAAAGATGTGGAACGTCAGAGTCCTAACGTGTTCCGTATGAAATTAATGGGAGCGGAAGTCATTCCTGTTCATTCAGGCTCTGCAACCTTAAAAGACGCGTGTAACGAAGCACTGCGTGATTGGTCTGCAAGCTATGAAGAAGCTCACTACTTATTAGGTACTGCTGCGGGCCCTCACCCTTTCCCAACCATTGTCCGTGAATTCCAACACATGATTGGCGAAGAGACGAAGAACCAAATCCTAGCTCGCGAAGGTCGTCTGCCTGATGCGGTTATTGCTTGTGTCGGCGGTGGTTCGAACGCGATTGGCATGTTTGCGGACTTCATTGAAGAAGAAAATGTACGCTTAATTGGGGTTGAACCCGCGGGTAAAGGTATCGATACCGACCAACATGGCGCGCCTCTAAAACACGGTAAAACAGGTATTTTCTTCGGTATGAAATCACCTTTGATGCAAGATCCTAACGGTCAAGTAGAAGAGTCATACTCAGTATCTGCCGGGCTTGATTTTCCATCTGTTGGCCCACAGCACGCCTACTTAAACTCGATTGGTCGAGCGCAGTATGAATCCATTACCGATGATGAAGCACTAGAGACGTTTCAGCTATTAGCTCGTAAAGAGGGGATTATTCCAGCACTAGAATCAGCACATGCTTTGGCTTACGCAATCAAGATGGCTCAAGACGAACCAGAAAAAGAGCAATTGCTTGTCGTTAACCTTTCAGGACGTGGAGATAAAGACATTTTCACTGTACATGACATTCTTGAACAACAAGCTGCAAATAAAGCAGACAACAAAGAAGGAGCGCTATAA
- a CDS encoding aminodeoxychorismate/anthranilate synthase component II: MANIVFVDNFDSFTYNLVDQFRSLGHQVTIYRNNIAATVIAEAVNQLDNPLVLLSPGPGAPSEAGCMPELITALKGKVPMIGICLGHQAIVEAYGGTVAGAGEIIHGKVSMMEHSNHSTYQGLPSPLAIARYHSLVATHVPPTLTITAEVDGLVMSVVHEQDKICGFQFHPESIMTTYGATLLSNAIEWALDEAHA; encoded by the coding sequence ATGGCTAATATCGTCTTTGTCGATAACTTCGACTCCTTTACTTATAACCTAGTTGATCAATTCCGCTCACTAGGTCATCAAGTGACTATTTATCGAAACAACATTGCCGCTACGGTGATAGCAGAAGCCGTTAATCAACTCGATAACCCACTGGTTTTATTGTCACCGGGCCCTGGCGCACCATCAGAAGCGGGTTGTATGCCTGAACTGATCACAGCACTAAAAGGCAAAGTACCGATGATTGGTATCTGCCTTGGACACCAAGCCATTGTTGAAGCTTATGGCGGCACAGTTGCGGGCGCAGGTGAAATCATTCATGGTAAGGTTTCGATGATGGAACACAGCAATCACTCGACCTATCAAGGTTTACCCTCTCCACTTGCGATTGCGCGTTATCACTCACTCGTGGCAACTCATGTGCCACCAACATTAACCATTACCGCCGAAGTGGATGGTTTAGTAATGTCAGTGGTTCATGAACAAGACAAAATTTGCGGCTTTCAGTTTCACCCAGAATCAATTATGACGACTTACGGAGCAACACTGCTTTCCAACGCAATTGAATGGGCTTTAGACGAAGCACACGCCTAA
- a CDS encoding dicarboxylate/amino acid:cation symporter, which translates to MEVLKQNNLLSNIGVQVVIAMIIGTAVGAMMGESATIFAPLGAIFINLIKMLVIPLVAVALISGAAGLGNSSSAGKVGVTTLGYFALTSALAVTLALIMGEVFEPGRGIDVSGVEGMFSAEYASKGELPTFWATITGMIPTNVFQSLNEANILQILVFCLFFGIAISKQAKEKREPIINGVNAIVDAMVWMINKVMIIAPLGVFGLMAEAVGTFGFGALMVVFKLFVVYVAAILIFGFVAYPLMIQIFTKTSAKKFLTAMKKPQAVALSTASSMATLPVTMETCEKELGVRNSTASFVLPLGATINMSGNAIYYGLVAIFFAQLFNIDLSMGAYIAIIITSTLGAVGQAGVPGPSFLVVAVLLAAGIPIEGLPLLFALDRIFDMIRTALNITGDAACAVIVDSLIEDDVVKAELEKQQA; encoded by the coding sequence ATGGAAGTGTTAAAACAAAACAATTTATTAAGCAACATCGGTGTCCAAGTTGTCATCGCTATGATCATTGGTACTGCCGTTGGTGCCATGATGGGTGAAAGCGCAACAATCTTTGCTCCACTAGGCGCAATCTTTATTAATTTAATCAAAATGCTGGTTATACCTTTAGTCGCAGTTGCACTTATTTCTGGTGCTGCTGGTCTAGGTAATAGCTCTTCTGCTGGTAAAGTTGGTGTGACTACTCTTGGTTACTTCGCTTTGACATCAGCTCTTGCGGTGACACTTGCTCTAATTATGGGTGAGGTTTTCGAACCAGGACGTGGTATCGACGTATCTGGCGTCGAAGGCATGTTCTCTGCTGAATACGCTTCTAAAGGTGAACTACCTACTTTTTGGGCTACCATCACTGGTATGATCCCAACCAACGTTTTCCAATCACTGAACGAAGCTAACATTCTTCAAATTCTTGTTTTCTGCCTATTTTTTGGTATCGCTATCTCGAAGCAAGCAAAAGAGAAACGTGAGCCAATTATCAATGGCGTGAACGCAATCGTTGATGCAATGGTATGGATGATCAACAAAGTGATGATCATCGCTCCACTGGGTGTGTTTGGTCTTATGGCTGAAGCTGTCGGCACATTTGGTTTCGGCGCACTGATGGTCGTATTCAAACTGTTCGTCGTTTATGTTGCTGCTATCTTAATCTTTGGTTTTGTTGCTTACCCGCTAATGATCCAAATATTCACTAAGACGTCTGCTAAGAAATTCTTAACCGCAATGAAGAAACCTCAAGCCGTTGCTCTGTCAACTGCATCTTCAATGGCGACACTTCCAGTAACAATGGAAACCTGCGAAAAAGAGCTAGGCGTGCGTAACTCAACAGCATCTTTTGTTCTTCCTCTTGGTGCCACCATTAATATGTCGGGCAACGCAATCTACTACGGCCTTGTTGCGATTTTCTTTGCACAACTGTTCAACATCGACCTTTCTATGGGCGCATACATCGCAATCATCATCACTTCAACACTGGGTGCTGTTGGTCAAGCGGGCGTTCCTGGTCCTTCGTTCCTAGTTGTGGCTGTACTACTTGCTGCTGGCATTCCAATCGAAGGTCTACCGCTATTGTTCGCTCTTGACCGTATTTTCGATATGATCCGTACTGCACTAAACATCACTGGTGATGCTGCTTGTGCTGTTATCGTTGATTCATTAATTGAAGATGACGTTGTGAAAGCAGAACTAGAGAAACAACAAGCTTAA
- the trpCF gene encoding bifunctional indole-3-glycerol-phosphate synthase TrpC/phosphoribosylanthranilate isomerase TrpF yields MTSRSEAKAEQLSEHISIENTEMAEVLVKIVNDKHKWIEARKQSQPLESFKASLVPSDRDFYAALSGDKAAFILECKKASPSKGLIRDNFDLDYIASVYNDHASAISILADEKYFQGNFDFLPQVRKQVTQPILCKDFMVDIYQVYLARHYSADAILLMLSVLNDQQYRELAEVAHSLGLGILTEVSNEEELERAVALKAKVIGINNRNLRDLSTDLNRTKELAPLLPKGTTIISESGIYTHQQVRELSEFASGFLIGSSIMAEDDIELAVRSVTLGENKVCGLTHPDDAAKAYQAGSVFGGLIFVETSKRFVNPESARIVMSGAPLKYVGVFQNQSIEQVSSYAIELGLSAVQLHGEEDQHYVDTLKALLPSSTEIWKAYGVAETMPSLLASHIDRHLLDAKVGNQSGGTGVSFDWELINDTNNIMLAGGLSPQNARQAAALGCLGLDFNSGVESQPGTKDSQKLQHAFAEVRAY; encoded by the coding sequence ATGACATCGAGATCAGAAGCCAAAGCAGAACAACTTTCAGAGCACATCTCTATTGAAAATACCGAGATGGCTGAAGTGCTGGTAAAAATTGTCAACGACAAACACAAATGGATTGAGGCGAGAAAACAGTCTCAACCTCTAGAAAGCTTTAAAGCATCGTTGGTTCCATCCGATCGAGATTTCTACGCGGCGCTCTCTGGTGATAAAGCGGCCTTTATACTGGAATGTAAAAAAGCATCGCCTTCTAAAGGGTTAATTCGCGATAACTTTGACCTTGATTACATTGCCTCGGTTTATAACGACCACGCCAGTGCAATCTCAATTTTGGCCGATGAAAAATACTTCCAAGGTAATTTCGATTTTTTACCCCAAGTTCGTAAACAGGTCACACAGCCTATTTTGTGTAAAGACTTCATGGTTGATATCTACCAAGTCTATCTAGCTCGCCATTATAGTGCCGATGCCATTTTACTGATGCTGTCCGTACTTAATGATCAGCAATACCGTGAACTTGCAGAAGTGGCTCATTCACTAGGGCTCGGCATTTTAACGGAAGTCAGCAATGAAGAAGAACTTGAACGCGCGGTGGCACTAAAAGCGAAAGTGATTGGAATTAACAACCGTAACTTACGCGACCTATCAACAGACTTGAATCGCACCAAAGAGTTAGCGCCATTGCTTCCTAAAGGCACGACTATTATTTCGGAATCGGGTATTTATACCCACCAGCAAGTTCGAGAACTCTCCGAGTTTGCGTCAGGCTTCCTTATCGGCAGCTCTATTATGGCTGAAGATGACATTGAATTAGCCGTCAGAAGTGTCACTCTAGGCGAAAATAAAGTGTGTGGATTAACTCATCCCGACGACGCAGCCAAAGCTTATCAAGCAGGTTCCGTATTTGGTGGCCTTATTTTTGTCGAAACATCCAAACGCTTTGTGAATCCGGAATCAGCCCGAATCGTAATGAGCGGTGCACCACTTAAATATGTGGGTGTTTTCCAAAACCAATCTATTGAGCAAGTCTCATCTTATGCCATTGAACTTGGGTTAAGCGCGGTACAACTGCATGGTGAGGAAGATCAACACTATGTCGACACATTGAAAGCTTTACTACCGTCCTCAACTGAGATTTGGAAAGCCTATGGCGTTGCTGAAACGATGCCTAGCTTACTCGCCTCTCACATTGACCGTCATTTATTGGATGCCAAAGTCGGCAATCAATCTGGTGGAACAGGAGTGAGTTTCGATTGGGAACTCATCAATGACACAAACAACATTATGTTGGCGGGCGGATTATCGCCACAAAACGCAAGACAAGCAGCAGCATTGGGCTGTTTAGGTTTGGATTTCAACTCTGGCGTGGAATCACAGCCGGGAACAAAAGACAGCCAAAAGCTTCAACATGCGTTTGCTGAAGTTCGAGCGTATTAA
- the trpD gene encoding anthranilate phosphoribosyltransferase → MESIINKLYDQQSLTQQESHQLFDVIIQGELDPILMAAALTALKIKGETPDEIAGAAKALLANASPFPRPDYDFADIVGTGGDGSNTINISTTAAFVAAACGVKIAKHGNRGVSSKSGSSDLLDSFGINLAMSAEDTRKAVDDLGVAFLFAPQYHGGIRHAMPVRQTMKTRTLFNILGPLINPARPNIELMGVYDASLVRPIAETMLQMGMKRAAVVHGSGLDEVAIHGETLVAEIKDGKITEYTLQPEDFGLETYPLDAIKGGEPEENRAIISDMLTGKGTDAQLGAVAANVALLLRLFGREDLKANTQHAIEVMNSGKAFELVQQLAQRG, encoded by the coding sequence ATGGAAAGCATCATCAACAAATTGTACGACCAACAATCTTTGACTCAGCAAGAGAGCCACCAGCTTTTTGATGTCATTATTCAAGGTGAATTAGACCCAATTCTGATGGCGGCAGCTCTTACGGCTCTAAAAATAAAAGGCGAGACACCAGATGAAATCGCAGGTGCCGCAAAAGCGCTACTTGCCAATGCGAGTCCTTTCCCTCGCCCTGATTATGACTTCGCCGACATCGTTGGCACAGGTGGCGACGGTTCAAACACCATTAATATTTCAACCACTGCTGCGTTTGTTGCGGCGGCATGTGGCGTAAAAATCGCAAAACATGGCAACCGTGGCGTATCAAGTAAATCTGGATCATCGGATCTACTTGACTCATTTGGTATCAACCTTGCGATGAGCGCAGAAGATACTCGTAAAGCCGTCGATGATCTTGGTGTCGCTTTCTTGTTCGCACCGCAATACCACGGAGGCATCCGTCACGCGATGCCTGTTCGTCAAACCATGAAAACGCGCACTCTCTTTAATATTTTAGGGCCATTGATCAACCCTGCTCGTCCTAACATCGAGTTAATGGGCGTCTATGATGCGTCACTGGTTCGTCCTATCGCGGAAACCATGCTACAAATGGGAATGAAACGAGCGGCAGTAGTACATGGTAGTGGCCTAGATGAAGTCGCAATTCACGGCGAAACCTTAGTGGCTGAAATTAAGGATGGAAAAATCACAGAGTACACACTTCAGCCTGAAGACTTTGGATTAGAAACTTACCCGCTTGACGCCATTAAAGGTGGAGAGCCAGAAGAGAATCGCGCAATCATTTCCGACATGCTGACAGGCAAAGGAACCGATGCTCAATTAGGTGCCGTTGCTGCCAATGTCGCTCTATTACTGCGCCTATTTGGACGAGAAGATCTCAAAGCAAATACCCAACATGCGATTGAGGTAATGAATTCAGGCAAAGCCTTTGAGCTAGTACAACAACTCGCGCAACGAGGATAA
- the trpA gene encoding tryptophan synthase subunit alpha, translating into MDRYQTLFQRLADKQQGAFVPFVTIGDPSPELSLQIMQTLVESGADALELGIPFSDPLADGPTIQGANIRALESKTTPSICFDLIAKIRAQHPDLPIGLLMYANLVFAGGIENFYQRCAEAGVDSVLIADVPTNESTEFVAAAEKHGVHPIFIAPPTASNETLKSVSDLGGGYTYLLSRSGVTGAETKANMPVTALLERLNAFDAPPALLGFGISQPEQVQEAIQAGAAGAISGSAVVKIIESHLEQPEKMLSQLSSFVSSMKAATQK; encoded by the coding sequence ATGGATCGCTATCAAACACTATTTCAGCGCTTAGCTGACAAACAACAAGGCGCTTTTGTTCCTTTCGTCACTATTGGCGATCCAAGCCCAGAGCTCTCTTTGCAGATCATGCAAACACTGGTTGAATCGGGTGCAGATGCGCTGGAGCTTGGCATTCCATTCTCAGATCCTCTTGCAGACGGGCCAACCATTCAAGGGGCGAACATCCGAGCTTTAGAGTCAAAAACCACTCCAAGTATCTGTTTTGACCTGATCGCAAAAATCAGAGCTCAACATCCAGATCTTCCAATCGGCTTATTGATGTACGCTAACCTTGTATTTGCGGGTGGAATCGAGAATTTCTATCAACGATGTGCTGAGGCGGGAGTTGATTCTGTATTAATCGCAGATGTTCCTACCAATGAGAGTACCGAGTTCGTCGCCGCTGCTGAAAAACATGGTGTGCATCCGATTTTTATCGCCCCACCGACAGCAAGTAATGAAACTCTGAAATCGGTATCTGACCTTGGGGGTGGCTACACTTACCTACTTTCACGTTCAGGGGTAACAGGAGCAGAAACCAAAGCGAATATGCCTGTTACGGCTTTATTAGAGCGCCTCAATGCATTTGACGCACCACCAGCCCTACTTGGCTTTGGCATATCCCAACCAGAACAGGTTCAAGAGGCCATTCAAGCTGGAGCCGCTGGCGCAATCTCTGGTTCAGCCGTCGTTAAAATTATTGAGAGTCATCTTGAACAGCCAGAGAAGATGCTTAGCCAGCTTTCGAGCTTTGTCTCCTCAATGAAAGCGGCAACTCAAAAATAA